In Rhodamnia argentea isolate NSW1041297 chromosome 11, ASM2092103v1, whole genome shotgun sequence, one genomic interval encodes:
- the LOC115736428 gene encoding ATP-dependent DNA helicase DDM1, with translation MKVEASAESPTSVLGEDGNCTEELVPKLEEETLLTAKNGDSSLISKAMAEEEEKLLDARAKEDVEQENNSEEAPELDDNQFTKLDELLTQTQLYTEFLLEKMDDITFNEVDQESESTEKKKGRGRKRKAAPKYNQRKAKRAVAVMLTRSQEGPNEDVNLTEGEIFEKEQQKLVPLLTGGKLKPYQVKGVKWLISLWQNGLNGILADQMGLGKTIQTIGFLSHLKGKGLDGPYLVIAPLSTLSNWVNEIQRFTPSMHSIIYHGDKKQRDELRRKYMPRVVGPNFPIIVTSYEVAMNDAKRCLRHYSWKYIVVDEGHRLKNSQCKLLKQLKLLSSENRLLLTGTPLQNNLAELWSLLNFILPDIFSSHEEFESWFDLSGKYSNAATKEELEDKRRAQVVAKLHAILRPFLLRRMKADVEQMLPRKKEIILYATMTEHQRNFQGHLISRTLENHLLETVDMGCGMKGKLNNLMIQLRKNCNHPDLLESAFSGSYFYPPVEKIVEQCGKFRLLDKLLGKLFERKHKVLIFTQWTKILNIMDYYFSEKGYEVCRIDGNVKLDERKRQIQEFNDVNSIYRVFLLSTRAGGLGINLTAADTCILYDSDWNPQMDLQAMDRCHRIGQTKPVHVYRLATAQSVEGRILKRAFSKLKLEHVVIVKGQFHQERNKPNTLEEEDLLALLREEETAEDKMIQTDISDEDLERILDRSDLIAGPLGDDEKSAAAAAASAMPLKGPGWEVVIPTASGGMLSTLNS, from the exons ATGAAGGTCGAAGCCTCGGCGGAGTCGCCGACGTCGGTGCTCGGGGAAGAC GGCAATTGCACAGAGGAATTGGTCCCTAAGCTGGAGGAAGAGACACTTTTGACTGCGAAGAATGGAGATTCTTCTCTTATTTCAAAAGCCATGGCTGAGGAGGAAGAAAAGTTGCTGGATGCACGTGCGAAAGAAGAtgtagaacaagaaaataattcTGAAGAGGCACCGGAACTGGATGACAACCAGTTTACTAAACTTGACGAGCTTCTAACACAAACCCAGCTATACACTGAGTTTTTGCTGGAGAAAATGGATGACATCACATTT AATGAAGTGGATCAAGAGAGTGAAAGCactgaaaagaagaaaggacgTGGTCGGAAAAGAAAAGCAGCACCTAAGTACAATCAA AGAAAGGCCAAGAGGGCAGTTGCTGTGATGTTGACAAGATCACAAGAGGGTCCAAATGAAGATGTAAATCTGACAGAGggagaaatatttgaaaaagagCAGCAAAAACTTGTACCGCTTTTGACCGGTGGAAAGTTGAAGCCTTATCAAGTCAAAGGTGTGAAGTGGTTAATCTCATTGTGGCAAAATGGATTGAATGGAATCCTGGCAGATCAGATGGGACTTGGGAAGACTATCCAGACCATCGGTTTCCTCTCACATTTAAAAGGGAAGGGGTTGGATGGACCATATCTAGTAATTGCTCCTCTCTCTACTTTGTCCAACTGGGTCAATGAGATTCAAAG GTTTACTCCCTCTATGCATTCTATCATATACCATGGTGACAAGAAACAAAGGGATGAGTTGCGGCGCAAGTATATGCCTCGAGTAGTTGGGCCCAATTTCCCAATTATCGTCACTTCCTATGAGGTTGCAATGAATGACGCAAAAAGATGTTTGAGACACTACAGTTGGAAATACATTGTTGTGGATGAG GGGCACCGGTTGAAAAACTCACAGTGCAAGCTGCTGAAGCAGTTGAAGTTGTTGAGCTCTGAAAATAGACTCTTATTAACTGGGACGCCTTTGCAGAACAATTTGGCCGAGCTGTGGTCATTACTCAACTTTATTCTACCTGATATTTTCTCGTCCCATGAAGAATTTGAATCCTG GTTTGATCTGTCAGGAAAGTATAGCAATGCAGCAACGAAGGAAGAATTAGAGGACAAAAGAAGGGCTCAA GTGGTGGCAAAACTTCATGCTATTTTGCGTCCATTTCTTCTCCGGAGAATGAAAGCTGATGTTGAGCAGATGCTTCCTCGGAAAAAGGAGATTATCTTATATGCCACTATGACTGAGCATCAAAGGAACTTTCAGGGTCATTTGATAAGTAGGACTTTGGAGAATCACTTGCTGGAGACCGTTGACATGG GATGTGGAATGAAGGGAAAGCTTAATAATCTGATGATCCAGCTTCGCAAGAACTGCAACCATCCTGATCTTTTAGAGTCAGCTTTTAGTGGATCAT ACTTTTATCCGCCCGTCGAAAAGATTGTTGAACAGTGTGGCAAATTCCGTTTGCTAGATAAATTACTGGGAAAGCTGTTTGAACGCAAGCATAAA GTTCTGATCTTCACTCAGTGGACAAAAATTCTCAATATAATGGATTACTATTTCAGTGAAAAAGGATATGAAGTCTGTCGAATAGATGGCAATGTCAAGTTAGATGAGAGAAAAAGACAG ATTCAGGAGTTTAATGATGTGAATAGCATCTACAGAGTATTTCTTCTCAGCACTAGGGCAGGTGGACTGGGTATAAACCTCACTGCCGCTGACACTTGCATTCTATATGATAGCGACTGG AACCCTCAAATGGACTTGCAGGCTATGGATAGATGTCACAGAATAGGTCAAACCAAGCCTGTTCATGTTTATAGGCTAGCGACAGCGCAATCAGTGGAG GGCCGCATCTTGAAGAGGGCTTTTAGTAAGTTGAAGCTGGAGCACGTGGTGATTGTGAAAGGACAATTTCACCAAGAAAGAAACAAGCCTAATACCCTGGAG GAAGAGGATCTACTGGCATTGCTCCGAGAGGAAGAGACCGCCGAAGATAAGATGATACAGACGGATATCAGCGATGAGGATCTGGAGAGGATCTTGGACCGCAGTGATCTGATTGCTGGTCCGCTTGGCGATGATGAGAAATCTGCCGCTGCTGCAGCAGCAAGTGCAATGCCTCTCAAGGGACCCGGGTGGGAGGTGGTGATACCAACTGCATCTGGAGGCATGCTTTCGACACTCAACAGCTAA